Within Quercus lobata isolate SW786 chromosome 5, ValleyOak3.0 Primary Assembly, whole genome shotgun sequence, the genomic segment ATGGGATTCTTCCTATCAAGTTGTTAAGAGACAGGTTCGATTGTGCCAAGGAAGTTAAAGATGACATGCGTTCAAGAATATGTCTAGAAAGACTATTTTTTGAGAGATCAAGTGTTTCCAACCATCGCAAGTTTCCAATGTTCTTGAGAACATTTCCAGTTAGATGATTCATTAAGAGGTTTAGTGTACCCAATCCTACCAGCCTTGTTAGTTCATCAAGAATTTCTCCCATTAAACTATTCCTTgaaagatcaattttgttaataaatatgAGAGTGGAACCATATTCAAGCTCTTTTCCTTTTGTCAccatgattaatttttttcaaaataggatTGATAACCAAAGCACCCAATGGTGTTGTTGCTATAAGTCAAAGTAGTAAAATTGTCTATATAGTTTGGAATGCCCCCAAAAAGATTCTTCTGTGCAAGATCCAAGATATGAAGAATCGAAAGATTGCACCATTATCGAGGGATGATTCCAACAAATAGATTTAACAATATATAGGTATTATGTAGATGTCTGATCCTATCCATGAAGGAAGGTTCCTCGAGAAATGATTCTCACCAAGATCAGTGTTGATAAGAGAACAATTTTGTAAGGAATAACGAATTTCTCCATAAAAATTGTTGTAGCTCAacactaataaaaaaagggtGCTTAAGAAACCCATTGAGCTCGAAATTTTTGCAGATAAGTTGTTGTATGCAACATCCATAACCTTTAGGTATTGTCAGTGTGACTCATTCCAATTATTAGGGAGCTCCCTTGAAATTTGATTGCTCCTGAGGTAAAGTGCAAGTGCATATGGGCATTTTCTTCCATTAAGCAGCCCAATTTTCTCCTTCATTTTCGAAATCAAAAAGTGAATTTTAGCATCTAAGAGGTTCTCCAAGAGATCTAATGTTTGTAAGTCTGGCTTTCGATCGCCAATATTTGATGGGATTTTACCTGAAAATagatttcttttcaaatatagCTGGGTTATATTAGAAAACAAAAGTGGAATAGGACCCTTGAAGCGGTTATAGcttaaatcaataaaagaaacatATGGAAATGCTAATTGGTGTGGTAAGTTCCCCATTATTTGATTGTTGGATAAATCCAAGTGATTGAGTTGAGAAGATATCTTAGAGACCATTCCTTAAGAATATTATCTGAGATTCCAGTGTTTCTAAGGTTGACAAACTTAAGCTCACTTTGAACTTGAAGCCATACAGGAAATCTGGGGCCAACAACATTGCTTTCTAGTTGAAGCTCTTTGAGCATAAAAGGAGGAACTCATTCTTATGCCACATTGAATACTACTAGGGATTGGTTTTTCTCAATATTTAGTATAAAATCTTATAGTCTTGTGAGATTCATCAAATGGGCTTCTGTAATGACACCTTTTCAGGAATTGTTGTCAAGGAGCAAAGTGACTAACTCTAAGAGTTGTCCAATACTTTTAGGGATGGTTCCATTTATCTCTTTATAAGAAAGGTGCAACAACGGTAAGGATGACAACTTGCCAATAGATGCTGGAATTGAACCCCCAAAAAAGTTATATCCCAAAGAGAGTTGTCTCAAGCTTCCAAATATCCCCAATGAATCAAGAATTTTTCCAATCAGCTTATTAGAATGCAAAGCAAGGGACTCCAGGTTATTATGCAAGCAAGTCAAGAAATTACCTAAAAACCCATCAATATTGCCGCTAAAATTGTTCCCTAAAAGATCTTCAATTTACAAAGATTTCCAAAACATCTTGGCAATTGGCCTGTGATTTTTTCATTTCCATGCAAATCATGGTGCTCAAGTTTTCTTACATTCACAAAATCATATGGAATGGTGCCTTGTAACTTACTCAAGCCAAGATCAAGTTTTTTGAGGTTAGAAAGATTAAACAAGCACTGTGGTATGGAAGCATAAAATTCATTGTTCCATAAATCAAGGGCAAAAAGAGAGGTGAAATTAACAAAAGGAAGGGAAGGTAGAAGGCTTCCAAGCTGACAATCAGAAACAAAACTCCAGAAGGGAAGGAAGCATGTTAATTGCAGTTAGCCAATTTTCTCCAACACCACTTAGATTCAATCGCCTCATATCTAGGTACTTCAAAGAAGAGAGACTTGAGACCCAATCCAAATTTTGGGGATACAAGTCTCTATTGTAATGAATGTCAAGATGTATCAACCTGGACAAATTACTGAGGTGAGGAGGAATTTCCCCAAAAAACGATGCATCAGAGAGACTGAGATACATGAAGTTCTCTAGCTTCCCCAAAACTTCAAGAATTCGAATGCCTC encodes:
- the LOC115990210 gene encoding receptor-like protein EIX2 translates to MVTKGKELEYGSTLIFINKIDLSRNSLMGEILDELTRLVGLGTLNLLMNHLTGNVLKNIGNLRWLETLDLSKNSLSRHILERMSSLTSLAQSNLSLNNLIGRIPSGNQLQTLNDASMYKINPSLCRSPLLTKSLGDGTSDAPTITGSSVEDE